A single genomic interval of bacterium harbors:
- a CDS encoding M20/M25/M40 family metallo-hydrolase produces the protein MAALHARLDATIDAHVAEIVALAAIPAPSFEERERAAHVAARFRDAGLADVAVDGADNVRGHLAQAGAGAPAASGGRSLVLAAHIDTVFPRAAHEPPRRDGGRLAGSSVRDNSAGVAALVTVSRALREAGVRLPCAVEFVATTGEEGLGDLRGIRFRLRPEERRPEAVVAVDGTLGQIVHQGIAVKRYTVRFETPGGHSWSGFGTPSAVHHLARVIDRLAATPVPPAPKTTFNVGVVRGGTSVNSIAASAEMQVDFRSLESSPVDRLSETLRRLVAAEEAAGVRASIAQVGDRPGGAIPAQHPLVAAVRGAYLAWGVEPHLTAASTDANVPLALGIPAVAAGVSRGGNLHAPGEWLEIDSLRPGLHALADTIVRAADWIAGGTRGT, from the coding sequence TTGGCCGCGCTGCACGCGCGGTTGGACGCGACGATCGATGCGCACGTCGCGGAGATCGTGGCGCTCGCCGCCATTCCCGCGCCGAGCTTCGAAGAACGGGAACGGGCAGCTCATGTGGCGGCCCGGTTTCGCGACGCGGGCCTCGCGGATGTGGCCGTCGACGGCGCGGACAACGTGCGGGGACATCTCGCCCAGGCCGGCGCCGGGGCGCCGGCGGCATCCGGCGGACGTTCCCTGGTGCTGGCCGCGCACATCGACACGGTGTTCCCCCGCGCCGCGCACGAGCCGCCGCGCCGCGACGGCGGACGGCTCGCCGGCTCGAGCGTCCGGGACAACTCCGCCGGGGTGGCCGCGCTCGTCACTGTGTCGCGTGCGCTGCGGGAGGCGGGCGTCAGGCTGCCGTGCGCCGTCGAGTTCGTCGCGACGACGGGCGAGGAAGGCCTCGGCGATCTCCGCGGGATACGCTTCCGCCTGCGGCCGGAGGAGCGACGGCCCGAGGCGGTAGTCGCGGTGGACGGCACGTTGGGCCAGATCGTGCACCAGGGCATCGCGGTGAAGCGCTACACAGTCCGCTTCGAGACGCCCGGCGGGCACAGCTGGAGCGGATTCGGCACGCCGAGCGCGGTCCACCACCTCGCGCGCGTCATCGACCGGCTGGCCGCGACGCCGGTGCCGCCGGCGCCCAAGACGACGTTCAACGTCGGGGTCGTGCGCGGCGGCACGTCCGTGAACTCGATCGCGGCGTCGGCGGAGATGCAGGTCGATTTCCGTTCACTGGAGAGCTCACCCGTTGACCGGTTGAGCGAGACGCTGCGGCGGCTCGTGGCGGCGGAAGAGGCCGCCGGTGTGCGCGCGTCGATCGCGCAGGTCGGCGACCGGCCCGGCGGAGCGATTCCCGCGCAGCATCCGCTCGTCGCCGCCGTGCGGGGGGCGTATCTTGCCTGGGGCGTCGAACCGCATCTGACCGCGGCCAGCACCGACGCGAACGTCCCGCTCGCCCTCGGCATCCCGGCCGTAGCGGCCGGCGTCTCCCGCGGCGGCAACCTGCACGCGCCCGGGGAGTGGCTGGAGATCGACTCGCTGCGACCGGGGCTGCACGCGCTCGCGGACACGATCGTCCGCGCGGCGGACTGGATCGCGGGCGGAACTCGAGGGACTTAG